A stretch of Rhinopithecus roxellana isolate Shanxi Qingling chromosome 12, ASM756505v1, whole genome shotgun sequence DNA encodes these proteins:
- the DLL3 gene encoding delta-like protein 3 isoform X2 has product MVSPRMSRLLSQTVILALIFLPQARPAGVFELQIHSLGPGPGPGAPRSLCSARGPCRLFFRVCLKPGLSEEAAEFPCALGAALSARGPVYTQQPEATAPNLPLPNGLLQVPFRDAWPGTFSLIIETWREELGDQIGGPAWSLLARVTRRRRLAAGGPWAQDIQRAGAWELRFSYRARCEPPAVGTACTRLCRPRGAPSRCGPGLRPCAPLEDECEAPPVCRAGCSLEHGFCEQPGECRCLEGWTGPLCTVPVSTSSCLGPRGPSSATTGCLVPGPGPCDGNPCANGGSCSETPGSFECACPRGFYGLRCEVSGVTCADGPCFNGGLCVGGADPDSAYICHCPPGFQGSNCEKRVDRCSLQPCRNGGLCLDLGHALRCRCRAGFAGPRCEQDLDDCSGRACANGGTCVEGGGAHRCSCALGFGGRDCRERADPCAAHPCAHGGRCYAHFSGLVCACAPGYMGARCEFPVHPDGASALPAAPPGLRPGDPQRYLLPPALGLLVAAGVAGAALLLVHVRRRGHAQDAGSRLLAGTPEPSVHALPDALNNLRTQEGPGDVPSSSVDWNRPEDVDSRGIYVISAPSIYAREA; this is encoded by the exons ATGGTCTCCCCACGGATGTCTCGGCTCCTCTCCCAGACTGTGATCTTAGCGCTCATTTTCCTCCCTCAG GCACGGCCCGCTGGCGTCTTCGAACTGCAGATCCACTCTTTAGGGCCGGGTCCAGGCCCGGGGGCCCCGCGGTCCCTCTGCAGCGCCCGGGGCCCCTGCCGGCTCTTCTTCAGAGTCTGCCTGAAGCCTGGGCTCTCGGAGGAGGCCGCCGAGTTCCCGTGCGCCCTGGGCGCGGCGCTGAGTGCGCGCGGACCCGTCTACACCCAGCAGCCCGAAGCGACCGCGCCTAATCTCCCACTGCCCAACGGCCTCTTGCAGGTGCCCTTTCGGGACGCCTGGCCT GGCACCTTCTCTCTCATCATTGAAACCTGGAGAGAGGAGTTAGGAGACCAGATTGGAG GGCCCGCCTGGAGCCTGCTGGCGCGCGTGACCAGACGGCGGCGTTTGGCAGCCGGGGGCCCGTGGGCCCAGGACATTCAGCGCGCAGGCGCTTGGGAGCTGCGCTTCTCCTACCGCGCGCGCTGCGAGCCGCCTGCCGTCGGGACCGCGTGCACGCGCCTCTGCCGTCCGCGCGGCGCCCCCTCGCGGTGCGGTCCGGGACTGCGCCCCTGCGCACCGCTCGAGGACGAGTGTGAGGCGCCGC CGGTGTGCCGAGCAGGCTGCAGCCTCGAGCATGGTTTCTGTGAGCAGCCCGGTGAATGCCGATGCCTGGAGGGCTGGACTGGACCCCTCTGCACAGTCCCTGTCTCCACCAGCAGCTGCCTCGGCCCCAGGGGCCCGTCCTCTGCTACCACCGGATGCCTTGTCCCTGGACCTGGGCCCTGTGACGGGAACCCGTGTGCCAATGGGGGCAGCTGTAGT GAGACACCCGGGTCCTTTGAATGCGCCTGCCCGCGTGGGTTCTACGGGCTGCGGTGTGAGGTGAGCGGGGTGACATGCGCAGATGGACCCTGTTTCAATGGCGGCTTGTGTGTCGGGGGTGCAGACCCTGACTCTGCCTACATCTGCCACTGCCCACCCGGTTTCCAAGGCTccaactgtgagaagagggtggACCGGTGCAGCCTGCAGCCATGCCGCAATG GCGGACTCTGCCTGGACCTGGGCCACGCCCTGCGCTGCCGCTGCCGTGCCGGCTTCGCGGGTCCGCGCTGCGAGCAGGACCTCGACGACTGCTCGGGCCGCGCCTGCGCTAACGGCGGCACGTGTGTGGAGGGCGGCGGCGCGCACCGCTGCTCCTGCGCGCTGGGCTTCGGGGGCCGCGACTGCCGCGAGCGCGCGGACCCGTGCGCCGCGCACCCCTGTGCTCACGGCGGCCGTTGCTACGCCCACTTCTCCGGCCTCGTCTGCGCCTGCGCGCCCGGCTACATGGGTGCACGGTGTGAGTTCCCAGTGCACCCCGACGGCGCAAGCGCGTTGCCCGCGGCCCCGCCCGGCCTGAGGCCCGGGGACCCGCAGCGCTACCTTTTGCCGCCGGCTCTGGGACTGCTGGTGGCCGCGGGCGTGGCCGGCGCTGCGCTCTTGCTGGTCCACGTGCGCCGCCGTGGCCACGCCCAGGATGCTGGGTCTCGCTTGCTGGCTGGGACCCCGGAGCCGTCAGTCCATGCACTCCCGGATGCACTCAACAACCTAAGGACGCAGGAGGGTCCCGGGGATGTCCCGAG CTCGTCGGTAGATTGGAATCGCCCTGAAGATGTAGACTCTCGAGGGATTTATGTCATATCTGCTCCTTCCATCTACGCTCGGGAG GCCTGA
- the DLL3 gene encoding delta-like protein 3 isoform X1, producing the protein MVSPRMSRLLSQTVILALIFLPQARPAGVFELQIHSLGPGPGPGAPRSLCSARGPCRLFFRVCLKPGLSEEAAEFPCALGAALSARGPVYTQQPEATAPNLPLPNGLLQVPFRDAWPGTFSLIIETWREELGDQIGGPAWSLLARVTRRRRLAAGGPWAQDIQRAGAWELRFSYRARCEPPAVGTACTRLCRPRGAPSRCGPGLRPCAPLEDECEAPPVCRAGCSLEHGFCEQPGECRCLEGWTGPLCTVPVSTSSCLGPRGPSSATTGCLVPGPGPCDGNPCANGGSCSETPGSFECACPRGFYGLRCEVSGVTCADGPCFNGGLCVGGADPDSAYICHCPPGFQGSNCEKRVDRCSLQPCRNGGLCLDLGHALRCRCRAGFAGPRCEQDLDDCSGRACANGGTCVEGGGAHRCSCALGFGGRDCRERADPCAAHPCAHGGRCYAHFSGLVCACAPGYMGARCEFPVHPDGASALPAAPPGLRPGDPQRYLLPPALGLLVAAGVAGAALLLVHVRRRGHAQDAGSRLLAGTPEPSVHALPDALNNLRTQEGPGDVPSSSVDWNRPEDVDSRGIYVISAPSIYAREVAMPLFPPLYTGRAGQRRNLLFPYPSSILSVK; encoded by the exons ATGGTCTCCCCACGGATGTCTCGGCTCCTCTCCCAGACTGTGATCTTAGCGCTCATTTTCCTCCCTCAG GCACGGCCCGCTGGCGTCTTCGAACTGCAGATCCACTCTTTAGGGCCGGGTCCAGGCCCGGGGGCCCCGCGGTCCCTCTGCAGCGCCCGGGGCCCCTGCCGGCTCTTCTTCAGAGTCTGCCTGAAGCCTGGGCTCTCGGAGGAGGCCGCCGAGTTCCCGTGCGCCCTGGGCGCGGCGCTGAGTGCGCGCGGACCCGTCTACACCCAGCAGCCCGAAGCGACCGCGCCTAATCTCCCACTGCCCAACGGCCTCTTGCAGGTGCCCTTTCGGGACGCCTGGCCT GGCACCTTCTCTCTCATCATTGAAACCTGGAGAGAGGAGTTAGGAGACCAGATTGGAG GGCCCGCCTGGAGCCTGCTGGCGCGCGTGACCAGACGGCGGCGTTTGGCAGCCGGGGGCCCGTGGGCCCAGGACATTCAGCGCGCAGGCGCTTGGGAGCTGCGCTTCTCCTACCGCGCGCGCTGCGAGCCGCCTGCCGTCGGGACCGCGTGCACGCGCCTCTGCCGTCCGCGCGGCGCCCCCTCGCGGTGCGGTCCGGGACTGCGCCCCTGCGCACCGCTCGAGGACGAGTGTGAGGCGCCGC CGGTGTGCCGAGCAGGCTGCAGCCTCGAGCATGGTTTCTGTGAGCAGCCCGGTGAATGCCGATGCCTGGAGGGCTGGACTGGACCCCTCTGCACAGTCCCTGTCTCCACCAGCAGCTGCCTCGGCCCCAGGGGCCCGTCCTCTGCTACCACCGGATGCCTTGTCCCTGGACCTGGGCCCTGTGACGGGAACCCGTGTGCCAATGGGGGCAGCTGTAGT GAGACACCCGGGTCCTTTGAATGCGCCTGCCCGCGTGGGTTCTACGGGCTGCGGTGTGAGGTGAGCGGGGTGACATGCGCAGATGGACCCTGTTTCAATGGCGGCTTGTGTGTCGGGGGTGCAGACCCTGACTCTGCCTACATCTGCCACTGCCCACCCGGTTTCCAAGGCTccaactgtgagaagagggtggACCGGTGCAGCCTGCAGCCATGCCGCAATG GCGGACTCTGCCTGGACCTGGGCCACGCCCTGCGCTGCCGCTGCCGTGCCGGCTTCGCGGGTCCGCGCTGCGAGCAGGACCTCGACGACTGCTCGGGCCGCGCCTGCGCTAACGGCGGCACGTGTGTGGAGGGCGGCGGCGCGCACCGCTGCTCCTGCGCGCTGGGCTTCGGGGGCCGCGACTGCCGCGAGCGCGCGGACCCGTGCGCCGCGCACCCCTGTGCTCACGGCGGCCGTTGCTACGCCCACTTCTCCGGCCTCGTCTGCGCCTGCGCGCCCGGCTACATGGGTGCACGGTGTGAGTTCCCAGTGCACCCCGACGGCGCAAGCGCGTTGCCCGCGGCCCCGCCCGGCCTGAGGCCCGGGGACCCGCAGCGCTACCTTTTGCCGCCGGCTCTGGGACTGCTGGTGGCCGCGGGCGTGGCCGGCGCTGCGCTCTTGCTGGTCCACGTGCGCCGCCGTGGCCACGCCCAGGATGCTGGGTCTCGCTTGCTGGCTGGGACCCCGGAGCCGTCAGTCCATGCACTCCCGGATGCACTCAACAACCTAAGGACGCAGGAGGGTCCCGGGGATGTCCCGAG CTCGTCGGTAGATTGGAATCGCCCTGAAGATGTAGACTCTCGAGGGATTTATGTCATATCTGCTCCTTCCATCTACGCTCGGGAGGTAGCGATGCCCCTTTTCCCCCCGCTATACACTGGGCGCGCTGGGCAGAGGCGGAATCTGCTTTTTCCCTACCCTTCCTCGATTCTGTCTGTGAAATGA
- the TIMM50 gene encoding mitochondrial import inner membrane translocase subunit TIM50, which produces MIRGKRACGNPPDDFGLSRASVHPPRLRASIGCSSGPGRVRRERVGGAAWRQRKMAASTALFSRLRSGLRLGSRGLCTRLATPPSRAPDQAAEIGSRGGTKAQGPQQQPGSEGPSYAKKVALWLAGLLGAGGTVSVVYIFGNNPVDENGAKIPDEFDNDPILVQQLRRTYKYFKDYRQMIIEPTSPCLLPDPLQEPYYQPPYTLVLELTGVLLHPEWSLATGWRFKKRPGIETLFQQLAPLYEIVIFTSETGMTAFPLIDSVDPHGFISYRLFRDATRYMDGHHVKDISCLNRDPARVVVVDCKKEAFRLQPYNGVALRPWDGNSDDRVLLDLSAFLKTIALNGVEDVRTVLEHYALEDDPLAAFKQRQSRLEQEEQQRLAELSKSNKQNLFLGSLTSRLWPRSKQP; this is translated from the exons ATGATTAGAGGAAAGCGCGCCTGCGGCAATCCCCCCGATGACTTTGGTCTCTCTCGGGCTTCCGTCCACCCGCCCCGCCTCCGCGCTTCCATTGGCTGTAGCTCCGGTCCGGGGCGGGTGAGAAGGGAGCGAGTGGGCGGGGCCGCGTGGCGTCAGCGCAAGATGGCGGCCTCGACGGCGCTGTTCTCGCGCTTGCGGAGCGGGCTCCGGCTCGGCTCGCGGGGACTGTGCACGAGGTTGGCGACGCCGCCCTCCCGGGCCCCAGATCAG GCCGCAGAGATCGGGAGCCGTGGGGGCACTAAGGCACAAGGGCCACAACAGCAGCCGGGTTCAGAGGGTCCCAGCTATGCCAAAAAAGTTGCGCTCTGGCTTGCTGGGCTGCTTGGAGCTGGTGGGACCGTGAGCGTCGTCTATATCTTTG GAAACAACCCAGTGGACGAAAATGGTGCCAAG attcctGATGAGTTTGACAATG ATCCAATTCTGGTACAGCAGTTGCGCCGGAcatacaaatatttcaaagattATAGACAG ATGATCATCGAGCCCACCAGCCCTTGCCTTCTCCCAGACCCTCTGCAGGAGCCGTACTACCAGCCACCCTACACGCTTGTTTTGGAGCTCACTGGCGTCCTCTTGCATCCTGAGTGGTCG CTGGCCACTGGCTGGAGGTTTAAGAAGCGCCCAGGCATCGAGACCTTGTTCCAGCAGCTCGCCCCTTTATATGAAATTGTCATCTTTACGTCAGAGACTGGCATG ACTGCGTTTCCACTCATTGATAGTGTGGACCCCCACGGCTTCATCTCCTACCGCCTATTCCGGGACGCCACAAGATACATGGATGGACACCATGTTAAG GACATTTCATGTCTGAATCGGGATCCAGCTAGAGTAGTAGTTGTGGACTGCAAGAAGGAAGCCTTCCGCCTACAGCCCTATAACGGCGTCGCCCTGCGGCCCTGGGATGGCAACTCTGATGACCGGGTCTTATTGGACCTGTCCGCCTTCCTCAAGA CCATTGCACTGAACGGTGTGGAAGATGTGCGAACCGTGCTGGAGCACTATGCCCTGGAGGATGACCCACTAGCAGCTTTCAAGCAGCGGCAAAGCCGGCTAGAGCAG GAGGAGCAACAGCGCCTGGCTGAGCTCTCGAAGTCCAACAAGCAGAACCTCTTCCTCGGCTCCCTCACCAGCCGCTTGTGGCCTCGCTCCAAACAGCCCTGA